From the Nonlabens marinus S1-08 genome, one window contains:
- a CDS encoding queuosine precursor transporter, translating into MKQLKGKELRLAHRIYLVLAALFICSLVVSNLIFQKFFFWNPFGWFRFEISVGLLPYPITFLITDLVSEIYGRRKANDLVLAGIFASIFSLGIIYLADIVPAIPESAIQNDVFNSVFGATTLAVISSMMAYLFAQFVDIQIYHFWKRVTKGKMLWLRNNLSTFFSQFVDTMSVLLLLCYAGILPWDKFWPLLGAGFLFKVLVALLDTPSLYAGVYIFKRLFHLEQGQEIQID; encoded by the coding sequence ATGAAACAGCTCAAAGGCAAGGAATTACGACTCGCACACCGTATTTATCTCGTGCTGGCTGCTTTATTCATATGTTCGCTGGTAGTCTCAAATTTGATATTTCAAAAGTTTTTTTTCTGGAATCCTTTTGGTTGGTTCCGCTTTGAAATATCGGTGGGTTTATTGCCTTATCCTATTACTTTCTTAATAACAGATTTAGTCAGTGAGATTTATGGCAGGCGCAAAGCTAATGACTTAGTACTTGCGGGTATTTTTGCTTCCATCTTTAGTTTAGGGATTATTTATTTGGCAGATATCGTACCAGCAATACCTGAAAGTGCGATACAAAATGACGTCTTTAACTCTGTATTTGGAGCGACCACTCTCGCTGTAATTTCTAGCATGATGGCCTATTTGTTTGCGCAGTTTGTTGATATACAGATTTATCATTTCTGGAAGCGGGTCACTAAAGGGAAAATGCTGTGGCTGCGCAATAACTTGAGCACCTTCTTTTCACAATTTGTAGATACGATGTCGGTATTATTATTGCTCTGTTATGCAGGTATATTACCTTGGGATAAATTTTGGCCGCTGTTAGGTGCAGGGTTTCTTTTTAAAGTCCTGGTAGCATTACTAGACACCCCATCGCTCTATGCAGGAGTATACATTTTCAAAAGGCTGTTTCACTTAGAACAAGGCCAAGAAATTCAAATTGACTAA
- the folK gene encoding 2-amino-4-hydroxy-6-hydroxymethyldihydropteridine diphosphokinase, which translates to MTSSHNHKIFIALGSNLGDRFENLCNAVDLIEQKLGLIIKVAPVYEVPAMGFTGNDFLNSALLVHSAKSPMETLEILQGIESSMGRKPKVGATYENRVIDLDILLFDDIIVNEAGLVIPHPHMQDRDFVMKPLNAIARDVIHPKFQKSIEALTFSKELTDMVDQSGISLSQNASSFQTQLNQFPLDQLNFIAIEGNIGSGKTSLALKISEDFNGKCVLERFADNPFLPLFYEDKERYSFPLEMSFLADRYQQLSDDVAQHDLFTNFTVADYYVIKSLIFSKITLQAEEYALYKRLFNMMYKELVKPDLYIYLYQTEERLLENIKKRGRDYEQNIEADYLAQIQQGYAEFIRSQKDLNIKVIDVTDLDFVNNQEDYLNVLKQIAAAIAAD; encoded by the coding sequence ATCACCTCATCACATAACCATAAGATTTTCATTGCTTTAGGAAGTAACCTAGGCGATAGGTTTGAGAACCTATGCAATGCTGTTGATCTTATTGAGCAAAAATTAGGCTTAATTATAAAAGTGGCACCAGTTTATGAAGTTCCAGCGATGGGCTTTACTGGGAATGATTTTTTAAACAGTGCTTTACTAGTACATTCTGCTAAAAGTCCTATGGAAACCTTAGAAATTCTACAAGGAATAGAAAGTTCCATGGGTAGAAAACCGAAGGTTGGAGCAACTTATGAAAACAGAGTCATTGACTTAGACATTTTATTGTTTGATGATATCATAGTGAACGAGGCAGGTCTGGTGATCCCTCATCCCCACATGCAGGATCGCGACTTTGTAATGAAGCCCTTAAACGCAATTGCTAGAGATGTGATACATCCTAAATTCCAGAAGTCCATTGAGGCTTTGACTTTTTCTAAGGAATTGACAGACATGGTAGATCAAAGCGGCATATCGCTTTCCCAGAATGCCTCCAGCTTCCAAACCCAATTGAACCAATTTCCCCTCGATCAATTGAATTTCATAGCGATTGAAGGCAACATAGGATCTGGCAAAACCAGTCTAGCCCTTAAGATTAGTGAAGATTTTAATGGGAAATGTGTTTTGGAGCGTTTTGCAGACAACCCGTTTTTGCCATTATTCTACGAGGACAAGGAACGATATAGCTTCCCGTTAGAGATGTCCTTTCTCGCTGATCGCTACCAGCAATTGAGTGATGACGTCGCACAGCATGATCTATTCACGAATTTTACTGTAGCTGATTACTATGTTATCAAATCACTCATCTTTAGTAAAATCACCCTGCAAGCGGAAGAATATGCGCTTTACAAACGCTTGTTCAACATGATGTATAAAGAGTTGGTGAAGCCAGACCTATACATCTACTTATATCAGACGGAAGAGCGATTGCTAGAGAACATCAAAAAACGTGGTCGAGACTATGAGCAAAACATAGAAGCAGATTATCTCGCTCAGATCCAACAAGGTTATGCGGAATTCATCCGCTCTCAGAAAGACTTAAACATCAAAGTGATTGATGTAACTGATCTTGATTTTGTAAATAATCAAGAAGATTACCTCAACGTACTAAAGCAAATTGCAGCGGCTATCGCAGCGGACTGA
- a CDS encoding RNA methyltransferase — MSETRKLLNDELERLSPVRFRESEKTPLIIVLDNVRSLNNVGSVFRSADAYRVEKIYLCGITAQPPHREIRKTALGATESVAWEYVEDTLEVVQQLNAAGYQTCAIEQAERSQNLFHYSPDKNSKVAIVLGNEVKGVQQAVVDACDTVIELDQYGTKHSLNIAVCAGIVIYDIFYKISPLR; from the coding sequence TTGTCTGAAACAAGAAAACTTCTCAATGACGAGTTAGAACGGTTGTCGCCAGTTCGCTTTCGCGAAAGCGAAAAAACCCCACTCATCATCGTTCTAGACAACGTTCGCAGTTTGAATAATGTCGGGAGCGTTTTCCGTAGTGCCGATGCTTATCGTGTGGAAAAAATCTATCTATGCGGAATCACCGCACAGCCGCCTCACCGGGAAATTCGTAAAACAGCTTTAGGCGCGACAGAATCTGTCGCCTGGGAATATGTTGAAGATACTCTAGAAGTAGTTCAACAACTGAATGCTGCAGGATATCAAACCTGTGCCATTGAACAGGCCGAGCGTTCTCAAAATTTATTTCACTACAGCCCAGATAAAAATTCTAAAGTTGCGATAGTTCTAGGAAACGAAGTAAAAGGTGTTCAGCAGGCGGTTGTTGATGCTTGTGATACTGTGATTGAATTGGATCAATATGGGACTAAACACAGTTTAAACATCGCCGTTTGTGCAGGGATCGTGATTTACGATATTTTCTATAAAATCAGTCCGCTGCGATAG
- a CDS encoding PorP/SprF family type IX secretion system membrane protein yields MKHFLLLIILFASVQLSTAQEGIPVYQDYLMDNLYLLHPSMAGAANCGKVRATARQQWFDQQDAPNLQTLSFNTGVGQNSGIGAIVFNDKNGYHSQTGAYLSYAYHLQVGGGYEDLNRVSFGMNVGMVQSRLDETSFDRTNFDPIITGVLVSDSYFNIDIGASYLYKDFFLHATVKNAIFQNREIYSEGFESTDQLRLIANAGYLIAPKGSDWQFEPSVLYQRTNRTKEQFVDVNAKAFYDLNETTVLYMGASYRQSFEGAEFQNGADVQQQNLSLLSPFLGAKINNFTVGYTYSQQFGDVQFASGGFHQITLGIDFLCTKDRWSCNCPAVNL; encoded by the coding sequence ATGAAGCATTTTTTACTACTCATAATTCTTTTCGCCTCAGTACAACTTAGTACCGCTCAAGAAGGAATTCCAGTATATCAGGATTACTTAATGGACAACTTGTACCTGTTGCACCCATCTATGGCAGGTGCTGCTAATTGTGGCAAAGTGCGCGCAACGGCAAGACAACAGTGGTTCGATCAACAGGATGCTCCTAACTTACAAACCCTTAGTTTCAATACAGGCGTTGGGCAGAACAGCGGTATAGGGGCAATCGTCTTCAACGATAAAAATGGATATCATTCACAAACAGGAGCTTATTTATCCTATGCGTACCACTTACAAGTGGGTGGTGGTTATGAAGATTTGAATCGAGTATCCTTTGGGATGAACGTTGGGATGGTACAAAGTCGTCTAGATGAAACTAGTTTTGACCGTACCAATTTTGACCCAATCATTACAGGGGTTCTAGTGAGCGACTCTTATTTCAACATTGATATTGGTGCTTCCTATTTGTACAAAGACTTTTTCCTTCACGCTACCGTCAAGAATGCGATTTTTCAAAATAGAGAAATATACTCTGAAGGTTTTGAGAGTACAGACCAACTGCGCTTGATTGCTAACGCAGGTTATTTAATTGCTCCAAAAGGATCAGACTGGCAGTTTGAACCTTCCGTACTTTACCAGCGAACCAATAGAACTAAAGAGCAATTTGTAGATGTGAATGCCAAAGCTTTTTACGACCTCAATGAAACCACAGTTCTTTATATGGGAGCTTCCTACAGACAAAGTTTTGAAGGGGCAGAATTCCAAAATGGAGCTGATGTTCAACAGCAAAACTTATCCTTATTGTCTCCGTTTCTAGGAGCTAAAATCAACAACTTCACCGTCGGTTACACCTATAGCCAGCAATTTGGCGATGTACAATTTGCCAGCGGTGGCTTTCACCAGATTACTTTAGGGATCGATTTCCTTTGTACTAAAGATCGTTGGAGCTGTAACTGCCCAGCGGTAAATCTATAA
- a CDS encoding NifU family protein, with product MSEHQIKVVPTTNEAIVKFESSEFLVKNHSYEFKNIDDAKPSPLAQQLFYLPFVKTVYIAQNFIAIERYDIVEWNDVQDEVAEQIEKYLNSGKALIPEEAEAKKTAVTVYAEATPNPAVMKYVANKKLVVNSQEFKTIENTEAGSLSRKLYQFPFVKELYVDENYISVHKHDIVEWQEVTHQIRSFIKEGIEKGDEIGISTYQSGTVKESGEIMDLPKFENLSEVSKKIVEILDEYVRPAVASDGGNIVFDSYNEETQEVNVILQGACSGCPSSTMTLRNGIETMMKEMIPGKIQRVVAING from the coding sequence ATGAGTGAACACCAAATTAAAGTGGTTCCTACCACTAATGAAGCAATTGTAAAATTTGAAAGCAGTGAATTTCTAGTAAAAAATCACAGCTATGAATTTAAAAACATAGATGATGCTAAGCCGTCCCCACTAGCGCAGCAATTATTTTATCTGCCGTTTGTTAAAACGGTCTACATCGCTCAAAATTTTATTGCTATTGAGCGATATGATATTGTGGAATGGAATGACGTCCAGGATGAAGTAGCAGAGCAAATTGAGAAGTATCTAAATAGCGGGAAAGCCTTAATTCCTGAAGAAGCTGAAGCGAAAAAGACCGCAGTTACCGTTTATGCGGAGGCAACTCCCAATCCTGCTGTTATGAAATACGTGGCCAATAAAAAGTTGGTCGTCAATAGTCAAGAGTTTAAAACTATTGAGAATACTGAGGCTGGTTCGCTTTCGCGAAAGCTATATCAGTTCCCCTTTGTGAAAGAATTGTATGTGGACGAGAATTACATCTCTGTGCACAAACATGATATCGTGGAGTGGCAGGAAGTGACTCATCAAATACGTTCTTTTATCAAGGAAGGAATTGAGAAAGGTGATGAAATAGGGATTTCTACTTACCAGTCGGGCACTGTAAAAGAAAGCGGAGAAATCATGGATCTTCCCAAATTTGAAAACCTTAGTGAGGTATCTAAAAAGATCGTTGAGATTCTAGATGAGTACGTCAGACCAGCGGTGGCAAGTGATGGAGGAAATATCGTTTTTGACAGCTATAATGAAGAAACTCAGGAGGTAAATGTTATTCTGCAAGGTGCCTGTAGTGGTTGCCCTAGTTCAACCATGACTTTAAGAAACGGGATAGAAACCATGATGAAAGAAATGATTCCCGGTAAGATTCAGAGAGTTGTAGCGATAAATGGATAA
- a CDS encoding dodecin family protein, which produces MEVLVNNYKLREYAAKNAVAYASKSVKNIKSVCIHEQSAQLNDNNITEYRVNAKITFEIDKTLN; this is translated from the coding sequence ATTGAAGTTCTAGTTAATAACTATAAATTAAGGGAATATGCTGCAAAAAATGCAGTAGCTTATGCCTCCAAAAGTGTTAAGAATATCAAGTCTGTTTGCATCCATGAGCAAAGCGCACAATTAAATGACAATAATATTACGGAATACCGGGTGAATGCTAAAATCACGTTTGAAATAGATAAAACACTTAATTAG
- the tsaB gene encoding tRNA (adenosine(37)-N6)-threonylcarbamoyltransferase complex dimerization subunit type 1 TsaB: MPIILCIETTSTNCSVALASEKGGYKNDMNVKNCLDLLEDKSDSYSHGELLHVYIKELLNRNNLTIEDLAAVAISKGPGSYTGLRIGVASAKGLCFAQDIPLISIDTLRALSLQVPQNKTVIPMMDARRMEVYSAVYTNGELKEKVAATILEEDSFQRYLKSGDATVLGTGAAKFQELTADRSNEYVSSVPTALTMCNLAIQAYKKSDTVEDIAYFEPFYLKEFKSN; encoded by the coding sequence ATGCCTATCATCTTATGTATTGAGACGACCTCTACCAATTGCTCTGTCGCACTAGCTTCAGAAAAAGGGGGGTATAAAAATGATATGAATGTAAAGAATTGCCTTGACCTGCTAGAAGACAAGAGTGATTCGTATAGTCATGGAGAATTGCTCCATGTGTATATCAAAGAGCTTTTGAATAGGAATAATTTAACGATTGAAGATTTAGCTGCTGTCGCTATTAGTAAAGGACCTGGATCCTATACTGGTCTTAGGATAGGTGTAGCAAGTGCTAAAGGATTGTGTTTTGCGCAAGACATTCCACTTATTTCAATAGATACTTTGAGAGCCCTATCCTTACAGGTACCTCAGAACAAAACGGTCATACCTATGATGGATGCCAGAAGAATGGAAGTCTACAGCGCCGTGTATACAAATGGAGAGTTGAAAGAAAAGGTTGCCGCTACTATTCTTGAAGAAGATTCTTTCCAGAGGTATCTGAAAAGCGGCGACGCCACAGTATTAGGCACGGGTGCAGCTAAATTTCAGGAGCTCACAGCAGATAGGTCAAACGAGTATGTATCTTCAGTGCCTACTGCCTTGACGATGTGCAATCTCGCCATTCAAGCCTATAAAAAAAGCGATACCGTTGAAGATATCGCTTATTTTGAACCCTTTTATTTGAAAGAGTTTAAATCTAATTAA
- a CDS encoding efflux RND transporter periplasmic adaptor subunit, which produces MNRKLLIALIVVGVLIAGYVALKLAGVIGSSDTGTPVETMLVEKMDVTETVSATGKIKPEVEVSISPEVPGEIIQLNVNEGDAVEKGQLLVMINPDLLESSVSRSRAGLSNSRSNYAQAQATLAEAKANFDRSSQLFKKGVISQSDYDTALANYDRAKASERSAYFNVQSAAATVNEAADNLGRTSIYAPMTGTVSLLAVELGERVVGTQQMAGTELLRVADLSQMEVEVDVNENDIVKINVGDKAIVEVDAYLKKEFEGQVTEIANTATGALTADQVTNFKVKIRILSESYKDLTEGKPDNYSPFKPGMTATVDIITKQKKDAIAVPISAIVVKNDTTSTETNKMPVTSTTQKFECVFIEKNGKAELRVVKTGIQDDKNIVITSGLKPGEIVITGPYRTVTDVLKSGKPVNSKKVVEVAEE; this is translated from the coding sequence ATGAATAGAAAGTTACTAATAGCACTAATTGTTGTTGGAGTTTTAATAGCAGGCTATGTTGCCTTGAAACTAGCAGGTGTCATAGGGTCCTCAGATACAGGAACTCCCGTAGAAACCATGCTGGTTGAAAAGATGGATGTAACTGAAACAGTTAGCGCCACAGGAAAGATTAAGCCAGAGGTGGAAGTTAGTATTTCACCTGAAGTACCTGGAGAGATTATTCAATTAAACGTGAATGAGGGTGATGCGGTTGAAAAAGGACAACTTCTAGTCATGATCAATCCAGACCTTTTAGAATCCAGCGTCAGTAGGTCTCGTGCAGGTCTTTCAAACTCTAGATCTAATTATGCTCAAGCCCAGGCAACACTTGCTGAAGCTAAAGCTAATTTTGATCGCAGTTCTCAACTTTTCAAAAAAGGGGTAATTTCTCAATCGGATTATGATACAGCGTTAGCAAACTATGATCGTGCGAAAGCATCAGAAAGATCAGCTTATTTCAATGTTCAAAGTGCCGCCGCTACGGTTAATGAAGCTGCAGATAATTTAGGTCGGACTAGCATTTACGCACCTATGACAGGAACCGTTTCATTGCTCGCGGTAGAATTAGGAGAACGAGTGGTTGGAACTCAGCAAATGGCAGGAACAGAGCTTTTACGAGTTGCAGATTTGTCACAAATGGAAGTGGAAGTAGATGTGAATGAGAATGACATTGTCAAGATCAACGTGGGTGATAAGGCCATTGTCGAAGTAGATGCCTACTTAAAGAAAGAATTTGAAGGACAAGTTACAGAAATAGCCAATACCGCCACTGGGGCCTTAACAGCGGATCAGGTCACCAACTTTAAGGTGAAAATCAGAATTCTATCAGAATCTTACAAAGACCTGACAGAAGGTAAACCAGACAATTACAGTCCTTTTAAACCAGGAATGACTGCTACTGTAGACATCATTACAAAACAGAAGAAAGATGCTATCGCAGTTCCTATAAGTGCAATAGTTGTTAAGAACGACACCACTTCAACTGAAACTAATAAAATGCCAGTTACTTCTACTACTCAGAAGTTCGAATGTGTTTTTATTGAGAAAAATGGAAAAGCTGAATTACGTGTGGTAAAAACAGGCATTCAAGACGATAAAAATATCGTGATCACTTCTGGATTAAAACCTGGAGAAATTGTGATTACCGGACCTTACCGCACTGTGACAGATGTTCTCAAATCTGGAAAACCAGTAAATTCTAAGAAAGTTGTTGAGGTTGCTGAAGAGTAA
- a CDS encoding TolC family protein, whose product MKNLIICAAFLGCFAFAKAQTSPNPNNQKQWTLAECVEYALENNISIKQSQLDIETADADKLNALGNFMPTVNGSAGLSENTGLSFNPVTNNAQTTTFLSVTGRINVGYTLFDGLRNVRQLQQAKIAQIASLYRLDKMKDDISLFVANSYLDILTNKANLEVLQSQNQVTLDQIERTQELVDAGQLPEGDLLEIRATSASEQQQIINAQNAVTISKISLAQLLLIKDYENFDIADADYDIIDESIASRSVDEIIAAAEDNRSEVKIAEKNVELAEKSLQIAKGAYYPSLSAFFGYDTRYTDATSFSQTLDRDNPTRTEVIGTVEGTGQNVIGEFPNTITTIRGADPFIDQLYQNDGIGYGFSLNIPIFNGFSTRSNVQRNQVSLKRSEYQLEQAKLDLESNVYQAYVDVKGARESYEAAKRATESQELAYDYATQRYDVGLTNAFDFSQSKLRYDNSKINLNQAKFNYLFRLKVLELYFGIEPSDLKL is encoded by the coding sequence ATGAAGAACTTAATTATTTGTGCTGCTTTTCTAGGGTGTTTCGCTTTCGCGAAAGCGCAAACATCACCAAATCCAAACAATCAAAAGCAATGGACTCTAGCCGAGTGTGTGGAATATGCACTTGAGAATAACATCTCTATTAAACAAAGCCAACTTGATATTGAAACCGCAGATGCCGATAAGCTGAATGCTTTGGGAAATTTTATGCCAACTGTTAACGGGTCAGCAGGACTATCAGAAAACACTGGTTTGAGTTTCAACCCAGTAACTAATAATGCACAAACTACGACCTTTTTATCGGTGACTGGTAGAATCAACGTAGGCTACACATTATTTGATGGTTTAAGAAATGTACGCCAGTTACAGCAGGCTAAGATTGCTCAAATTGCCAGCCTTTACAGACTGGATAAGATGAAAGACGATATCTCCCTATTTGTAGCAAATAGTTATCTAGATATTTTGACAAATAAAGCTAATCTAGAAGTGCTACAATCACAAAATCAGGTAACCCTAGATCAGATTGAACGTACACAGGAATTAGTGGATGCTGGTCAATTGCCTGAAGGAGATCTTCTTGAAATTAGGGCTACTAGTGCATCTGAACAACAGCAAATAATTAATGCACAAAATGCCGTTACCATCAGTAAAATCAGTTTGGCGCAACTGCTGCTTATTAAGGATTACGAGAACTTTGATATAGCAGATGCTGATTATGACATTATAGATGAAAGTATAGCTAGCAGATCTGTAGATGAGATCATTGCAGCTGCAGAGGACAATCGTTCTGAAGTTAAAATTGCTGAGAAAAATGTAGAGCTAGCTGAAAAAAGTCTCCAGATTGCAAAGGGAGCTTATTACCCTAGTCTCAGTGCCTTTTTTGGATACGACACTAGATATACAGATGCTACCTCATTTTCTCAAACACTAGACAGAGACAATCCAACAAGAACAGAGGTGATTGGTACTGTTGAAGGTACTGGTCAAAATGTAATTGGTGAATTTCCAAACACGATAACGACCATTCGTGGTGCTGATCCTTTTATTGATCAACTGTATCAAAATGACGGTATTGGTTATGGTTTTTCATTAAATATCCCAATTTTCAACGGGTTTAGTACACGTAGTAACGTGCAACGTAATCAGGTGAGCCTTAAACGTTCAGAATATCAATTAGAACAAGCAAAACTTGACCTAGAAAGTAACGTTTACCAAGCTTATGTGGACGTAAAAGGTGCTCGAGAATCCTATGAAGCTGCAAAAAGAGCTACGGAATCCCAAGAACTCGCTTATGATTATGCAACCCAACGCTATGATGTTGGTTTAACAAATGCCTTTGATTTTAGTCAAAGCAAGTTGCGTTACGACAATTCAAAAATTAACCTTAATCAGGCAAAATTCAACTACCTGTTTAGACTGAAAGTACTCGAGCTGTATTTTGGCATCGAACCATCAGACTTAAAATTATAG
- a CDS encoding efflux RND transporter periplasmic adaptor subunit produces the protein MKRRGTIVMLAVIVILTIAGIWYIVVKDMEDPVTYETETAEMQTIVKETVATGSIVPKEEVNIKPNISGVIEKIHVQAGDYVDAGDLIADIKVVPNVSSLTSAKNSIAAQRTAVQTAKLALDNQTAIYNRQKELFDKGVISANDFDLAQNNFNNAQQRYRQEQVSLSGASQNYDIIRTGTTAGLGEYANTNVRATVSGMILDVPVKEGNQVIESNNFNEGTSIALLADINKMIFEGKVDESEVGKIKEGLPLEITVGAYDNRKFNATLDYIAPKGVAENGAIQFAIKGTLEPSENNSFIRAGLSANASIILDKATDVLAIKEALVQYDPETKKPFVEVETGDQQFERRDVVLGLSNGIFVEVKEGLSKTDKIKVWNALKAPAATGNYGG, from the coding sequence ATGAAAAGAAGAGGCACCATTGTAATGCTTGCAGTCATTGTAATATTGACAATCGCAGGAATCTGGTACATTGTGGTTAAGGATATGGAAGATCCTGTAACCTATGAAACTGAAACGGCTGAAATGCAAACCATCGTGAAGGAAACCGTAGCGACGGGTAGCATAGTTCCTAAAGAAGAGGTGAATATCAAACCTAACATTTCAGGAGTGATTGAAAAGATTCATGTGCAAGCAGGAGATTATGTTGATGCTGGCGACTTGATTGCTGATATTAAAGTAGTACCTAACGTGAGCTCCTTGACCAGTGCAAAAAACAGCATTGCGGCCCAGCGTACAGCCGTGCAAACTGCAAAATTAGCCTTGGATAATCAGACTGCAATCTATAACCGCCAGAAAGAGCTTTTTGATAAAGGAGTGATATCTGCAAATGATTTTGATCTGGCACAAAACAACTTCAATAATGCCCAGCAACGTTACCGTCAGGAACAAGTTTCCTTAAGTGGCGCTAGCCAAAACTACGACATCATAAGAACAGGTACGACAGCTGGATTAGGAGAGTATGCGAATACCAATGTACGAGCGACAGTTTCAGGGATGATTTTAGATGTTCCAGTTAAGGAGGGAAATCAAGTGATTGAATCCAACAATTTTAATGAGGGAACTTCCATTGCGCTGCTGGCAGACATTAATAAAATGATATTTGAAGGTAAAGTGGATGAAAGTGAAGTAGGTAAAATTAAAGAAGGATTACCATTGGAGATCACTGTTGGTGCTTATGATAACAGAAAATTCAACGCTACTCTTGATTACATTGCTCCTAAAGGTGTTGCTGAAAACGGTGCTATTCAATTTGCCATTAAAGGAACGCTGGAGCCCTCAGAGAATAATTCATTTATACGAGCAGGTTTGAGTGCTAACGCTAGCATCATACTAGATAAAGCTACTGATGTACTTGCGATTAAAGAAGCACTAGTGCAGTACGATCCTGAGACTAAAAAGCCGTTTGTAGAAGTGGAAACTGGCGATCAACAATTTGAGCGTCGAGATGTAGTACTGGGACTGAGTAACGGAATTTTCGTAGAAGTGAAGGAAGGTCTCTCAAAAACGGATAAGATTAAAGTATGGAATGCTCTCAAAGCGCCTGCTGCTACTGGTAATTACGGTGGTTAG
- a CDS encoding ABC transporter permease: MFSKDRWNEILEALNANRFRTFLTAFGVFWGIFILVLLLALTNGLRTGVSKDFGDFATNSMFLWAQSTSMPYKGFKKGRRFDLKLSDVAALKEKFPDLAYVSPRLRLGGYRGSNNVTRNEKTGAFEISGDYPEYINQQPMDITAGRFISYSDIENDLKTAVIGVDVVKTLYDIGEDPIGTYFTINGVNFKVVGVFKNPNSSGDSEQEANTIYIPYTTFTKAFNTGDNVGFMAITANEKVSITTLKPEILATLKELRSVNPNDERALGNRDIAEQFAKITGLFDIMAFVGYFVGGLILLSGGIGISNIMLIVVKERTNEIGVRRALGATPWDIKAQILQESIVLTMIAGFAGIAFSAGMIYVMNLILSSVGPVSNFANPTVDIKVVIIALMVLIVAGLLAGFIPSSRATKMKPVDALRTE; the protein is encoded by the coding sequence ATGTTTAGCAAAGACCGTTGGAATGAAATATTAGAGGCGCTTAACGCCAATAGGTTTAGGACTTTCCTGACAGCATTCGGTGTTTTCTGGGGAATCTTTATTTTGGTTTTATTGCTGGCGCTTACGAATGGTTTGCGCACAGGAGTGAGCAAAGATTTTGGTGATTTTGCTACAAACTCCATGTTTTTATGGGCGCAATCTACCTCTATGCCTTATAAAGGGTTTAAAAAAGGACGCCGCTTTGATTTAAAACTTTCTGACGTTGCCGCACTTAAAGAAAAGTTTCCTGATCTCGCCTATGTTTCTCCCAGGTTGCGATTAGGTGGCTATAGAGGTTCTAACAATGTGACTAGGAATGAAAAAACAGGTGCATTTGAAATCAGTGGCGATTATCCTGAGTACATCAACCAGCAGCCCATGGATATTACTGCGGGACGATTTATAAGTTATTCAGACATTGAAAATGACTTGAAAACGGCGGTAATAGGTGTTGATGTGGTGAAAACCTTATACGATATAGGTGAAGACCCTATAGGGACTTACTTCACCATTAATGGTGTAAACTTCAAAGTGGTTGGAGTTTTCAAGAACCCCAATAGTTCTGGAGATAGTGAACAAGAAGCGAACACTATTTATATACCGTACACCACTTTCACGAAAGCGTTTAACACAGGAGATAATGTGGGTTTCATGGCAATTACAGCAAATGAGAAAGTCAGTATCACCACACTCAAACCTGAGATTCTTGCCACATTAAAAGAATTACGATCTGTAAACCCTAATGATGAAAGGGCTTTAGGTAATCGGGATATCGCTGAACAGTTTGCTAAGATCACTGGACTATTCGACATCATGGCATTCGTGGGGTATTTTGTTGGAGGACTGATATTGCTATCAGGAGGTATTGGAATCAGCAATATCATGTTGATTGTAGTAAAAGAGCGAACTAATGAAATAGGGGTGCGTCGAGCACTGGGTGCCACGCCATGGGATATTAAAGCCCAAATCTTACAAGAAAGTATCGTGTTGACAATGATCGCTGGTTTTGCAGGTATAGCATTTTCTGCAGGGATGATTTATGTGATGAATCTTATACTAAGCTCCGTAGGACCAGTTTCTAATTTTGCAAATCCAACGGTTGACATTAAAGTAGTGATTATCGCATTGATGGTTTTAATAGTGGCAGGACTTTTAGCTGGATTTATTCCATCCTCCAGAGCTACAAAAATGAAACCAGTAGACGCATTAAGAACAGAATAA